In Hahella sp. KA22, one genomic interval encodes:
- the zapE gene encoding cell division protein ZapE translates to MYTTPPGPKQRYDSLLNAGEIQADPSQVTALNALQDLYERLAGAGGRPKWLVGRSEYVSGLYLWGKVGRGKTFLMDLFVASLNPEQVLRQHFHHFMASVHQQLQALSGTPEPLRRIARDFSRRYSVLCFDEFFVSDIGDAMLLGGLLQSLFEFNVTLVATSNTPPEKLYWDGLQRSRFLPAIAAIQAHTQTLHMDGGLDHRERALQSEAIYFVERDQSALSDIQDDLLQRFELVAESDKPRTVRVLSRDIAYVARAGRRIAFDFAALCEGPRSHLDYVDLAERFDLIILLNIPPLSGEAYERIKARGTEDGSVGSGATGERAVVLSRSDDAARRFIALVDELYERKVRLYMTALAPLAELYTRGALTFEFERARSRLMEMGSLQYQHLREPSELA, encoded by the coding sequence ATGTACACAACTCCCCCAGGCCCCAAACAACGCTACGACTCTTTACTCAACGCTGGTGAAATTCAGGCTGATCCGTCGCAGGTGACGGCTTTGAATGCGTTGCAGGATTTGTATGAGCGGTTGGCGGGCGCTGGCGGTCGTCCTAAGTGGTTGGTGGGGCGGTCGGAGTATGTATCGGGGTTGTATCTGTGGGGCAAAGTGGGGCGGGGCAAGACGTTTTTGATGGATCTTTTCGTCGCCAGCCTCAATCCAGAACAGGTTTTGCGTCAGCATTTCCATCATTTTATGGCGTCCGTGCACCAGCAGTTGCAGGCGTTGAGTGGAACGCCAGAGCCTTTGCGACGTATCGCCAGAGACTTCAGCCGTCGCTACTCTGTACTTTGCTTCGATGAGTTTTTCGTCTCGGATATTGGCGACGCTATGCTGCTGGGCGGGCTGTTGCAGTCGCTGTTTGAGTTCAATGTGACGCTGGTGGCGACGAGCAATACGCCGCCGGAAAAGCTGTATTGGGACGGTTTGCAGCGCTCTCGCTTTTTGCCTGCTATCGCTGCGATCCAGGCGCATACACAAACTTTGCACATGGATGGCGGGCTGGACCACCGTGAACGCGCATTGCAATCGGAAGCAATTTATTTTGTTGAGCGTGACCAGTCTGCGTTGTCTGATATCCAGGACGACTTGCTACAGCGTTTTGAGTTAGTGGCGGAAAGTGACAAGCCGCGTACGGTACGGGTGCTGTCCCGCGATATCGCCTATGTGGCTCGCGCTGGACGGAGGATCGCATTCGATTTTGCGGCTCTTTGCGAAGGACCGCGCAGTCACCTGGATTACGTTGATCTCGCTGAACGCTTCGATCTGATTATTCTTCTCAATATCCCGCCGTTAAGCGGCGAGGCGTATGAGAGGATCAAGGCGCGGGGAACGGAAGACGGCAGTGTCGGTTCCGGCGCAACAGGGGAAAGGGCTGTGGTGTTGTCGCGGAGTGATGATGCGGCGCGTCGATTTATTGCGCTGGTGGACGAGTTGTACGAGCGCAAAGTACGACTTTACATGACTGCCTTGGCGCCACTGGCGGAACTCTATACTCGCGGCGCGCTGACTTTTGAATTTGAGCGGGCGCGCAGCCGGTTGATGGAAATGGGGTCGTTGCAGTATCAGCATCTGCGCGAGCCGTCGGAACTGGCCTGA
- a CDS encoding GIY-YIG nuclease family protein → MYAKKYGKTIKLFLMDADPEGRMVCEISNWTGKAYRIPRAKVKDCADRSDLKGTAVCILFGRADSPTAKPKAYVGETENAYERLVKHVSDKEFWNESVVFTSKDENLNKAHIKYLESRLCDIAKTAGRFDIQNGNTPTRSAISEPDQAEMEEFIEYIKILVNTMGFRVFEPLVKVDDASARSPDVFYVKGARGASGRGRRTNDGFVVFAGSEAATSTVPSFSKGFNALREELMEAGVLGISGEKLLFNADYLFSSPSAAAAVIMGRSANGLIEWKDATGKDLKSAEEQEISRAVKAR, encoded by the coding sequence ATGTACGCAAAGAAGTATGGGAAGACGATAAAGCTGTTTTTGATGGACGCTGATCCAGAAGGCAGGATGGTGTGTGAAATATCCAACTGGACGGGTAAGGCTTATCGTATCCCGAGGGCAAAAGTAAAAGATTGTGCTGACCGCAGCGACCTGAAAGGGACCGCTGTGTGTATACTTTTTGGTCGCGCAGACTCTCCCACCGCTAAACCCAAAGCCTATGTGGGAGAAACTGAAAATGCCTATGAGCGTCTCGTAAAGCATGTGTCAGACAAAGAGTTCTGGAATGAGTCGGTGGTATTCACCAGCAAAGATGAGAATTTAAATAAGGCGCATATTAAGTACCTTGAATCCAGGCTTTGCGATATTGCCAAAACGGCTGGCCGATTTGATATTCAAAATGGCAATACGCCCACTCGAAGCGCCATTTCAGAGCCTGACCAAGCGGAGATGGAAGAGTTTATTGAGTATATAAAAATCCTAGTCAACACGATGGGATTCAGGGTGTTTGAGCCTTTAGTGAAAGTGGATGACGCATCGGCGCGATCACCAGATGTTTTTTATGTGAAAGGCGCCAGAGGAGCCAGTGGTCGGGGGCGGCGCACGAATGATGGGTTTGTTGTGTTCGCTGGCTCAGAAGCCGCCACAAGTACTGTGCCGTCCTTTTCTAAAGGCTTCAACGCTCTTAGGGAAGAGCTTATGGAAGCCGGAGTATTAGGCATATCGGGCGAAAAGTTACTTTTCAACGCAGACTATCTCTTTAGTAGTCCTTCGGCAGCGGCTGCTGTCATCATGGGGCGAAGCGCCAATGGGCTTATCGAGTGGAAGGATGCGACAGGCAAGGATCTGAAGTCGGCGGAAGAGCAAGAGATATCCAGAGCGGTAAAGGCGAGATAG
- a CDS encoding helix-turn-helix transcriptional regulator, protein MKFTLLDDTDVSQAYAAYLRELRKQAKLSRAALAERSCVPAATIKKFELTGQISFRQLLLLWQTLDSLERLYQLTQPSKERVTMPSSIDEVLKDEF, encoded by the coding sequence ATGAAATTTACCTTACTTGATGATACCGATGTAAGCCAAGCCTATGCGGCTTATTTACGTGAGTTACGAAAGCAGGCAAAGCTGTCACGAGCGGCGCTTGCTGAGCGCAGCTGTGTACCTGCGGCCACCATTAAAAAGTTTGAGCTGACCGGGCAAATTTCATTTCGCCAATTGCTGTTGCTATGGCAGACCCTTGATTCGCTAGAGAGGCTCTATCAACTCACACAACCTAGCAAAGAACGGGTCACTATGCCCTCTAGTATTGATGAGGTGCTAAAAGATGAGTTTTAA
- a CDS encoding type II toxin-antitoxin system HipA family toxin, with the protein MSFKPIQKLAVTRTLSSGEQVAVGVLAQNRQGVFFQYADSYLQQFGNLSPFTLHANAQVQVAPKAPHQGVQGVFGDCLPDGWGMLLQDRIFRQKGILPNQLTAMDRLAFVGDKGMGALSFSPVSEFSATTHADIDLATLGLEAQTLFDASMSDYMNNNHDELDGHTQQVLAALVAGGSSGGARPKAQIYMPAGETQHCRTFAKPSDEAWLIKFTSKNLALGHEEGLCEAVYLQMAELAKCQPPLWQLIEAPPTSGASAWLALKRFDYVTEQADLGRKRSAGRLHMHSACGLLDADFRTPSLDYIDLIKASRQLCKSPAAGQLQFRRAIFNLLSSNQDDHSKNWAFLQADDGQWDPAPFYDVTYSPHPFNEHATAFGGYGKAPPLKVMQKLATSAGYGSWHEAKQVIEEVAEAISQFTYLAQQQGISKTTVSAIAKTLDQRKQENAALFQ; encoded by the coding sequence ATGAGTTTTAAACCCATTCAAAAACTCGCCGTGACTCGCACCTTAAGTTCAGGTGAGCAGGTTGCAGTAGGGGTCTTGGCGCAGAATCGGCAAGGTGTTTTTTTCCAGTATGCAGACAGCTATTTGCAGCAGTTTGGCAACTTATCACCTTTTACCTTGCATGCGAACGCGCAAGTTCAAGTCGCTCCTAAAGCGCCGCACCAAGGTGTACAGGGCGTATTTGGAGATTGTTTACCCGATGGCTGGGGCATGCTGTTACAAGATCGTATTTTCCGGCAAAAGGGCATACTGCCTAATCAATTAACGGCGATGGATAGGTTAGCCTTTGTCGGTGATAAAGGCATGGGAGCATTGTCTTTTTCTCCGGTTTCTGAGTTTTCAGCCACCACGCACGCGGATATTGATTTAGCGACGTTAGGCTTAGAAGCACAAACGTTGTTCGATGCTTCAATGTCAGATTACATGAATAATAATCACGATGAGTTAGATGGGCATACGCAACAGGTGTTGGCCGCATTAGTCGCCGGAGGTAGTTCGGGTGGGGCAAGGCCTAAGGCACAAATTTATATGCCTGCTGGGGAAACTCAGCATTGTCGAACCTTTGCAAAGCCTAGTGATGAGGCCTGGCTGATTAAATTTACTTCTAAAAATCTCGCGCTCGGGCATGAAGAAGGTTTATGCGAGGCAGTTTATTTACAAATGGCAGAACTTGCTAAGTGTCAACCACCGCTATGGCAACTCATTGAAGCACCACCTACAAGCGGTGCGTCTGCCTGGTTGGCGCTTAAGCGCTTTGATTATGTCACTGAACAGGCCGACTTAGGCAGAAAGCGCAGTGCAGGTCGCCTGCATATGCACAGCGCTTGCGGGCTTCTGGATGCAGACTTTAGAACGCCAAGTTTAGATTACATTGATTTGATTAAAGCCAGCCGTCAGTTGTGTAAATCGCCAGCTGCTGGACAACTGCAATTTCGCCGCGCCATTTTTAACCTGCTGTCGTCTAATCAAGACGACCACAGTAAAAACTGGGCGTTCTTGCAAGCGGATGACGGTCAATGGGATCCTGCCCCTTTTTACGATGTTACCTACAGCCCACATCCATTCAACGAACACGCCACTGCGTTCGGCGGTTATGGCAAAGCGCCACCGCTTAAGGTGATGCAAAAACTAGCGACCAGTGCTGGCTATGGGAGTTGGCATGAGGCAAAGCAAGTTATTGAAGAAGTCGCAGAAGCCATCAGCCAATTTACGTATCTGGCACAGCAGCAAGGGATCAGTAAAACAACAGTGTCTGCGATTGCTAAGACATTGGATCAGCGCAAACAGGAAAATGCCGCGCTTTTTCAATGA
- a CDS encoding AlpA family transcriptional regulator: MNPTTQSSTTSTHPARQQRILRLPEVKAKTGFGRSTIYALMASGEFPRSIRIGARAVGWLESDIDQWIETRRIGAAYGRG, translated from the coding sequence ATGAACCCAACTACACAATCATCCACCACATCAACACACCCAGCGCGTCAGCAGCGGATTTTGCGCTTGCCCGAGGTAAAGGCCAAAACAGGCTTTGGCCGCAGTACCATTTATGCCCTGATGGCCAGCGGTGAATTTCCACGTTCCATTCGTATTGGTGCGCGTGCCGTGGGCTGGTTAGAAAGCGATATCGACCAGTGGATTGAAACCCGCCGTATCGGTGCTGCTTATGGCCGTGGATAA